TAGACCAGGCAACCAAGACTGAGTATCACAATTCTTTTCTTCCGACTCAAGCGATAAGCCTTCAGATTTACCGCGTCCTCGACGCATCGGAACAATAACCACGAAGCCACGCTCAGCGAAGTGCTTGGCTTGTACTCTTGAAGGGAAACTTCGTTTTGGATCCCCGCCGGACGAGCCGTGATTGAAAATCACGACAGGAAAATTTCCGTCACCGGTGGGCTTATAAATGAATGCTTCGAGCTTGAGTTCTTTGAGTGAGCCTTGAACAGTGACTTGAACCGGAACAACTACTGCTTCTCCGGCTTTGCAAGCAACCTGGATAAACGCAACCAAAAAGCAACAACAAGCTAAAGCTGGTCGTTGAGCCACAACGTCCGAACG
The sequence above is a segment of the Aquabacterium sp. J223 genome. Coding sequences within it:
- a CDS encoding alpha/beta hydrolase family protein, with the translated sequence MVAFIQVACKAGEAVVVPVQVTVQGSLKELKLEAFIYKPTGDGNFPVVIFNHGSSGGDPKRSFPSRVQAKHFAERGFVVIVPMRRGRGKSEGLSLESEEKNCDTQSWLPGLNAALEDVTAVIDYARRLPYADSSRIVLAGASRGGFLSVAYAAKGLKNAGIVGGDQFFGGLGGAGPRQLPNRF